The Biomphalaria glabrata chromosome 13, xgBioGlab47.1, whole genome shotgun sequence sequence TTGTGTTTAATACTAGATGAAAAATAAAGTTTCCTATccactaataaaaaaacaacaatacaacgaaatattaactttttttaaaaaacatctcTAATGGAAACAATTGATGTGGGccgttatttttgttgttgttaaacaCCCACGCTTGTAAAACAagtaaatgttttgtaaacGTATTTGTTCGACCCTTGATGAAGAGATTGGTCAGCTTGATACAATGCTAAATGAAGCAGATTGTTGGGGGTCCACCACGGTGTTCAACTTACCATGGATGAGGCTGTTACGACGAAAAACGTGGAAAAACATACAAGGTGTCGCGTTTCCTTATTTGGATGATCTTTTAAGAAGTTTATATATGTTTCAGAAGCTGTCAACGTTTTAGTTTAATTTACTAGTTGCACTCTAAGTCTCTAACATGCGCTTTATAAGTTTGTGAAATAATGTAAACATGCTAAATTGAATAGAATTATACTTAAAAGCAATGCAAACAGCAAAGAGTAATATACATCCACACAGCACAGAGTCACACACCGTCACGTGGTGTACGTgtcaatgttgttttatttgtataaacaaTAAACGCACAATTTTCACATTTCTCGAAACAACAGTAAGATTCCAAAAGAACTAAAATAGTCATGCGAGCTAAAATAAGCAGGGATCTTTTAAGCAAAAGGTTCTCTTTCTTTCCAGTCTACGGAGAAGCTAATAAACTAATTTAATAGTGAGATAATTACAAAGGAAACCAATAAGTGGggtcacttaaaaaaaatgtcaagctTCTTGTTAAGTCTAcgtttgttaatttattattggaGTTAAATAATACTGTAAGTTTAATTTCTGCATTTAATTATTTGATGATGTATGCTTGAGGAATTCAATGACTATGTTTCGTAACGGGGACATTTTGTGATATCATTATCTAAACACGTAAATTAGGTCATCAGATTGAAATTCTGAAAGTTCCTTGAAATATTCAAGACACAattcctttttacaaagcttatataatcttactctgtctgtctgtctgtctgtctatctggtcaaatgtttgtacaagttatttctccgaACCTTagtctcggatcaaactgaaattttgctaaattatttcttttatttctaacaatacaagaatcaagaaataatttaaaaatcaacgaattatttgtttggtatctcgaacaagggaaagaaattgtaattgactgaagtggtggtataagctgaattagtccccttttatAGGTCGATCCGAGTGAACAGAAGCCTGAAAAATAGGTTTGAGACTGTACAAACAATAGATTACAATACATTGttcatgttcataagctctccactagcagagtgttACCATGTTGGTTTGAGAAGCCAGCAAGCCTCTGATGGAGTTGAAACTTTACTAATgatttgttgtacctaacaaatgaagaatcaataaaaaaattaaccaactaaaaaattcattattggTACTTAACTATtctgtttggtattgaacaagggaaataaatgttacTTATTGACAGATGCGTttgtatatgtggagttattccccttgttACACTTcgtacacgttgtttctcccacttcccaatctcgaataaagttgaaatttcgcataattattctaagtcgatgacaatacatgtatcaattgaaaaaaataaacaaattagcaaattaattaatcaattagtggtagtcaattaatttcgttttatatagaaaaaggggagCTAATtcatgcagtattgagatacTTTGCGGTTCTTTCccatagataagcttttttataaaaattattttctactttGCTAGTTTATTACATACAACCTAATGGAGGGGCTCAACTATCCTATTCTTGAACTAGGGCCTTGGAGTACCGTGCTATCGTACCGTTTCTACAGCAGACCATGTGATTCAACTTTCTATTGttatttatgttgtatgttgtttctgttgtatgttgtttctgttgtatgttgtttctgttgtatgtCTTTGTGTCTCTGTACTTTTGTGTTCTCACAATTAAACTCCATCATTGTTTGCTTGTTTTCGTTCCAGTTAAATTAACGACGCATCATTGAAGAGTTCGTTACTGAATGATGAACAGGGGAACGTAAGGTGTCTTGTAGTTCTTTAGGTTCAGTTCATTgcttaataaaaatatgtgaGCTTAAAGGAGAGATTTGTCCCCCACACCCTTTCCTCAGAAAGACCAGAAATAAGCTTGCCTTGACAGCCTGTAtcaattatctatctatctatctatctatctatctatctatctatctatctatctatctatctatctatctgtctgcctgtcggtctgtctgtctgtccgtccgtccgtccgtccctccGTCTTACAGTACTGAGAGATATGGATGTAAAAGTATACCGAGCTTTACACGAGAATTACTATTAGCCTCATTCTGTCGAAAACATGAGAATATCTATCATTATTTCTTAAGTTCGTCCAAGGCATAcacaaaaaggtttaaaaaaaaaagatttgtctaTAAGAAATCTTGTTAAAAATTGTTTCTTTAGATGCAGAGAACCGCCAGCGGCAGTGCTGAGTGAGAGGaatgattagatagattagatttactcttttttttttttggggggggggagagacaagattgaaaaaacaacaacatgtaaaGGCCTATGTAGAAAGGTATCTATAGACTTTAATTGATGATAGAATATGCCAGAGACACAAAAATATCGCTGACCACGTGATCTGATTTTAGCTTAGGCTGTAGATGTTTCTAAAATgaaggtaaacaaaaaaaaaaagaaaatatttgaaatgaagGACGAAAATATTGTGTagttcacaaaaaaaatgttttgaagaaattttCATCCGCATCTTTCTGTTTGTTAACGAGTTTCTTTCTTCAATAGAGACaaatttagacatttttttagggCCTTCAGCTTGTGGTAGGGCTGGGCTACTTTACATATCTTATATTCACCGCTAGTATCTAAGGAAATTTGCGCCAAGTTAGATTTCAATGcggaacatacatacatacatcaccCTCGTCTTCATGATTTTAACATGTTACCATCACAAAGAAGATATAAAAAGACcgattacaaaaacaaatagatacAAAATTCATTTGTTCCTTTGTCAATTAAATCGTTGAACCAAATGTAACTTACTGTTGTAAATGTCGCATGTAATGTTAAAGAAAAACTGGGCTATGAACGTATATCTTGGGTGCTAATGTACAAATGTTTGCTCTAATCATGTactgttttttttgtaatgtacaattgtaaaacaaatttccttatggataataaagattattattattattattattacatacatacatacatgcataaatgcgtacatacatacatatatacatacatacatacatacagtcatacagtgatacatacatacatacgtactcCTTAcaatcaattatatatattagatgGTGTGTtatgataaaaataaacattgtttaaacatacacacacacaaaaacacacaaaacacacacacacaacacatacaaacaaacacacacacaaaacacacacaaaatacacacaaaacacttacacaacacacacatacacacacactccaagAAGAACTCATAACTAGTCACTAGAGAGGCAGAGACAACAATTTACTATTTGACTTGATAAGTGACGATCAATCGTCCGACTTTCTAAATGCCAACTTTGTACTGGGGCCACGACTATGATCACTGCCATTTTCTCTCTAAACTCTTTCTTCtaaacttctctctctctctctctctctctttctctctctctctctctctccatctacaACAACGTTCGGTTTTACGGCTGTAATTATCTCTCTCAAAAATTAAAGGCCATATGAGATGACCTTCTTCCCACGGAGGAACGTCCACGGTTCTCTCCAGAAGTACTCATAAAACTCCTGGCTCTCCCCTCTCCAAAAACAGGACCGAACTCAGACGCAAGCAGGACATAACTTAGACTCGTTCTACGTTTGACAGCTGTCTCGTAGGAAACATTTAGACATGAAAACCAAATAGATCTTTTTAGTTAGATACAAAACTTTTGTTCTACACTGGCGTAGCAATAACATTGGCCCATAGTAAGCCTGGTCAAGTTATGCACATTTATAAAGAAATATGTTTGcttttattaaatatgtagattacACTTTATATTCCATTTTCTTATTCTAGGCTTTCAAGCCAGATCAATCATATGACATCAATCAGgaaagcgagaaaaaaaaaagaagcaaaagtCACAGCCTTGATACTGCAAGCTTTCCCTATATAAAacgcaattaattaattaccacttattgattaaataatttgttaatttttcgaTAGATGAATAATCAtgaaaagtttaaacttgatcgagaataggaagtgggagaaataacgtgtacacaatttgtaccagacagacggagtgagttaatataagctgtGTTAAaaaacatgactttttttttttccagattttAGGTAAATAAAATCATTCGTTTAGCCTCTACAGTAGACAATACATAGAAGTCGAGaacaaacatatttgttttattggcGCTGAGACTTCGATTGTTCTGGAACAGTGGACACACTTTTACAAATCAAAGTTCTTAGATTTTATTGTTTAGACGTATAATAGTTGGAAAATGTGCTCGGGCCTCGTTTGTTGGAAGCAaatcaaaacaataacaacattgAGTATTAGAGATAGTGAAGACGTCCGAGTAGCAAAGAATAAAATGATAATATCCAAAGCAGTATTGAAAGATGGAATAGAGACTACAACAATTGGTTTTTGGTTTGACGAGTTGAGTTGTAAACATGAAGgaatttttattgaagaggttaagtaagagagagagaatttgtgatttgtgggggggggggggggggaggaagggggTAAAGAGAGCTTGGAAAATTTATGTGCGTGAGTTTGTTACATAGTGCGAGTGtaagagtcagagagagagagagatagagagagagcgagagagaaagagagagaggtagataaTAAGTGTAACAGAGAGTAAGTTAATGCGAAAGTAGGAGACATTGCATGAAAGAAAACACGCAAAGGAGTGattcagagaaagagagaaagagtgagagagcgagagagaaaaagagagagaaaagagagaaagagaaagagagagagagaaagagaaagagagaaagagagagagagagacagacagatttaAATTGTAGATAAATATAAAAGATAACATAACACTGGCGGctaatattaacatttttaacacAAATGGTATTAGCTTATATgttacaaatgtatttttttcaactttttataaaatatatattatacggCAGAATAAGATTTAAACCCTGCAAATCTTGTCGACAGTCGAAAGTGCATACATTTCAaaagtacaaataaataaaaagtatccAACCTAACCCCGAccaccatcatcatcaccaataaaaaaaaaaataaaaaggctaATTTAGCAGATGGTGAGAATTGTAACTCATCCGTGAGTCTGTCAGAGGTTGATCGCCTTGTAATTTTCTACTCTCCACCATTTCCGCTGGTCAAGGGACATAAACTACCTAAAACAGTCAAGGGACATAAACTATCTATAGTCAGTCAAGGGCCATAAGCATGCTTTAGTCAAGCGGCATAATCTATGTTGAAAGCACTCTGCGGTGAATTTTTCTTTAGGTTTTCTAAATACGaaatcaataactttgatttaCATTTACGGGGGTTAATTGGTTTTTACAACAGGGTACAGAGAGTTATTGAACCTTGTTGACAAGAATGACgtgaaaataaaatgtgcagAATGCAATTAAGGACTTGGTTTGTACAATTCGATGAAGCTGTaatcattgtgtgtgtgtgtgtccttcAAAGTGTAAAATGACCTTCACCGATCTGGCGCAAGATGATTGTTCGgttctaaaaatagaatatttttttattctactaAGAAAGAAACATAGTCCATGCAATAGAGTTTCTACTACATTATCCGCCTTTGACTAGCTCTGTGTGTACGTACtgataaaaacacacacacacacacacatgtacatttcaaactttcaaattgaaTCGACAAGGTGGGATTAAACCTGGGGATTCTCACACTAAATGTTAGTCACAGTAATAAAATTACTGCAGcatctctaattttttttttatatccagCTTAattctttaagcaataaaatataattaacaaagaagagaaagcggtATAAAGAGGTTTGGTGGGGTTATAATGGAACGtcaataaaaaagagaaaggaGGACGATgtggggggattttaaaatattgagacAAAATAAACAGTCAATGATCCTtgccaacaaaaaaatattttgctatatctctgaatactgaataattaatttcccttgtcggtatgaaaaaaaaagttaatgataaagtaattaattatctgATTGTTTAATttctaaagtttaaaaaatttaaatgtattttataactgTGGTGGCGACGCGGATAGGGTTAATCGTGAGTGTAATCAATGCACACAAGTAACACAGGCCGGCGCGAGGCGACGAATGACGAGTGGCGATGAAGGGACGCTTTCAGGAAAGATCTGTGTTGTGAACACTACTAGGTCGTTCTCGTCACgatatggtcatgtgatcatcTGGAAGCGACCGATTGGTTCTATCGATTTCAATAAGGTCTTCAGGACATTATATAAAGTGAGGTGTCAGAGTCAAGTGACCTAACACCGTTATGGGTCACGATCGAGGAGGTCACGATTCAAGATGTAGTCCGGTAAAGTGAGTCCAGTGTAAAGTCGGTCCGGATAGAGAATCGAGTAGAGGCGGAGAGGCCAGTAGAGTTACTACGTCAGTACGGTTATCTACGGTGAAGGAAGCATTTGTACAGTCAATGCTAAGTGTTGCCAAATGTACAGTATTGGCAGTGATTTATTAGACATCAAAGAGTTACATTATCAGGAGCCTTGAATCGTTAAGATCTCTGAGCTGGTAATGTTGTGATGTACTTCTATAGagcagagatagagagatagtcATTACAGTATCATACAACAAACTTGTGTGCTGTTTGTTACAGTATCATACAACAaacttgtgtttgtttgtttgtttgacggacagggtttaaactcaagatCATCATGATGACAATATAGAGCACATACTACTCGACCAAACAGACGTCTATCAAACATAGTTGAGCAACAAAACATTAACGTCGCCCtagtacagcggttctcaacctttttttcgctcggcgaccccttttcaCCATTCCTTACTACGCAGTGACCcccaaaaagaaaacttacatTCATTCATTAGTATAAGTAACTGTGATTTCGCTAATGTAGATGTGGAAAGCTGATCGACAActtatgttaaaacaaaaacttaggTATCCTATTATAAAAAAGACCTTAATATTAATACTGACTCTTGACCTTAgggacgacagtccagagctttaaacaaagacagtttgtgtgtaaacacaacctcaaaatcagcccccgaagtggtccacacaggcaggtaaaaaggtaggtttcaatattttcagaaagaatatcagaatgaaattctatcacggcaaatgacagagaagaatggagaaagaaggttgacagatcctgtgtggtgccccaacggtctagcAGACCATgggatatgtgaaagtgaatgtgaagctagatgtgaacctggcctaactgatgtgttataataagtttaatttaatttaattgatctaattgttttgtaaagggtcaatctcttattcaaagtctaaaaaaaaaaatccataaaaaaaaaattcctttagtttagtGTTACGGAGCCACAATCCTGCAATACAGtccacgcgataatatgaaaaactacttattaattgttgttttaaattatgttacacttatatgcatagtaaatagatttctTCTCTTAAacaaaaggaaatattttttttgtaattgtagtagttagtatgacagaactgtCACAGAACTAACGTTAGCAAACAgttgttggtaaaaaaaatttgaccgAAAATTTAataccatttgcataaatgtgtctaaaaaaaaaaggtagatatGTATATCCTTGCTATAAAACCtgccgtgtttgttactattattagtgaatagttgtaaaaatggtatattttcatgaaaaaactGTATAATAATTGAttgcataaatgattttaaaaatgagatttttcgctttcagaaaagaaaaaagcagcCGTTGCataagaactttgaatggtctaaaatattatgatgtcggatttcacaaccttttctagtttacgacatCTAAACAGGACGAACGGATGAACGGACAttcaacacaaaactaatgacgtcttttcccctttcggaggccgctaaaaatacgaCCAGGCGTAACGATACGTTATGAATTGATGCCCATTAACTTACAGTGTTACAACTATTTCTGCTGCGACAAttcaaatgtttgaaatcaattcTGATTCACTTGTCTGCAACATCTCACAATACAAACAATACattccaataaaaaaacattttatatgtcAAGTTGTACATGTTAGAATTGAActaaaaaatccatattttcgataaTCTTTAGCGAAGCCTGACATATCGACCTCAAAGTGAAAcgcaacccacaggttgagaaccaaTGCCTTAATACATCAATTACCTTAACTGATCAACTCCAGTGACTGAAAGATGACTTTCTAATCAAATatcctaaaaagaaaaaaaaaaaaaagaaatgctatttaatttcaaataaaaaatgtcatcagcaaacaaagaaaacaaataaaaaaaatattattaagaaaaaaaagcatcaaaaatgaactagttacttttgaaataggCGTATTTTTTGTCGTCAGATAATAACCGATAATAAtaacttattattttattaaatttcaaaTTAGTGTCTCGGAAactaaacaacaaaagaaaaacgaaTTGAAAGACAATGCCATCTTGAATTATTCTCTGATAGAATTGAACTCTTCGGCAGGAgatcaaaataatttcaaattgtTTGATCTAAGACTTTagcgtttgtttgtttgacaatGGTTCATTAGCCAGTTTGAAAGCTAATAGATTAGGATATTTATAAGAATTGCTTCATTAAAGAACACCGGATGACATGCAGACACACATTTGTCATGTTGAATGTAAACAACAGAGATCATTTACAAAATGTGTTTCAGAATTAAAGATCTTTACTGTAGgtggaaaatatttttgtttttaataataataataataaccgaCAAAatggtagattttaatcgcccggatcttctgttcattgataaataagaaaaaaaaaccgctaccattagtgacatcgccgtaccactgtcccataattgtaagaaaaatggaaaaacaaagaaaacatggaaatctaggcttggagattaagcgtatCTAAAATAGCAATATATACAATTGTTATATTAACCGAAGGAAGAATGACAAATGACCTCAATGACTTCAAGGCACTTAACATTCCTAAGacgattctcgttgcctgtcagagggtggtactgctgcagacctgccacatcagtggaaactgataaagggactacgatgaattttttttttaacgaaactcgaccctggcagcgccagagaatgaatactcgttcgtttctaacataataacaaacataattataataataaaatataaataaacccATCCACCCAGTTGTACGAGTATGTCCCACTTCCTCGAAGTATCGACACTTGCTCCAGGCTTAAACACATGCTCAAAGTATCAACACGTGTTCCTAGTATCAACATGTGTTCCAAGTAACAACACGTGTTCCAAGTATCAACACGTGTTCCTAGTATCAACATGTATTCCAAGTATCAACATGTGTTAGAAGCATCAACATGTGTTCCAAGTATCAATAATTTGCTACAGTATTATCGCATTCCTCAAGTATCAAAGACACTTTTCTAATTACTGATTATCATTCAATGTTTCATTCAACACTATCAGCACCATCACCATCAGTGACATCACTATCAGCACCATCACCATCAGTGACATCGCTATCAGCACCATCACCATCAGTGACATCGCTATCAGCACCATCACCATCAGTGACATCGCTATCAGCACCATCACCATCAGTGACATCGCTTATCAGCACCATCACCATCAGTGACATCGCTATCAGCACCATCTCCATCAGTGACATCGCTATCAGCACCATCACCATCAGTGACATCGCTATCAGCACTATCACCATCAGTGACATCGCTATCAGCACCATCACCATCAGTGACATCGCTATCAGCAACATCATCATCAGTGACATCGCTATCAGCAACATCATCATCAGTGACATCGCTATCAGCACCATCACCATCAGTGACATCGCTATCAGCACCATCACCATCAGTGACATCGCTATCAGCAACATCATCATCAGTGACATCGCTATCAGCACCATCACCATCAGTGACATCGCTATCAGCACCATCACCATCAGTGACATCGCTATCAGCACCATCACCATCAGTGACATCGCTATCAGCACCATCACCATCAGTGACATCGCTATCAGCACCATCATCATCAGTGACATCGCTATCAGCACCATCACCATCAGTGACATCGCTATCAGCACCATCACCATCAGTGACATCGCTATCAGCAACATCATCATCAGTGACATCGCTATCAGCACCATCACCGACAGTGACATCGCTATCAGCACAATCACCATCAGTGACATCGCTATCAGCAACATCACCATCAGTGACATCGCTATCAGCAACATCACCATCAGTGACATCGCTATCAGCAACATCATCATCAGTGACATCGCTATCAGCAACATCATCATCAGTGACATCGCTATCAGCACCATCACCATCAGTGACATCGCTATCAGCAACATCATCATCAGTGACATCGCTATCAGCAACATCATCATCAGTGACATCGCTATCAGCAACATCATCATCAGTGACATCGCTATCAGCAACATCATCATCAGTGACATCGCTATCAGCAACATCATCATCAGTGACATCGCTATCAGCACCATCACCATCAGTGACATCGCTATGAGCAACATCACCATCAGTGACATCGCTATCAGCACCATCAGTGACATCACTATCAGCAACATCACCATCAGTGACATCGCTATCAGCACCATCGCCATCAGTGACATCGCTATCAGCACCATCACCATCAGTGACATCGCTATCAGCACCATCATCATCAGTGACATCGCTATCAGCACCATCACCATCAGTGACATCGCTATCAGCACCATCACCATCAGTGACATCGCTATCAGCACCATCACCATCAGTGACATCGCTATCAGCAACATCACCATCAGTGACATCGCTATCAGCAACATCACCATCAGTGACATCGCTATCAGCAACATCATCATCAGTGACATCGCTATCAGCAACATCACCATCAGTGACATCGCTATCAGCAACATCACCATCAGTGACATCACTATCAGCACCATCACCATCAGTGACATCGCTTTCAGCAACATCACCATCAGTGACATCCCTATCAGCACCATCACCATCAGTGACATCGCTATCAGCACCATCATCATCAGTGACATCACTTTCAGCAACATCACCATCAGTGACATCACTATCAGCAACATCACCATCAGTGACATCGCTATCAGCACCATCGCCATCAGTGACATCGCTATCAGCACCATCACCATCAGTGACATCGCTTTCAGCAACATCACCATCAGTGACATCACTATCAGCAACATCACCATCAGTGACATCGCTATCAGCACCATCGCCATCAGTGACATCGCTATCAGCACCATCACCATCAGTGACATCGCTATCAGCACCATCACCATCAGTGACATCGCTATCAGCACCATCACCATCAGTGACATCGCTATCAGCACCATCACCATCAGTGACATCGCTATCAGCACCATCACCATCATAAAACATTGTAATCTTTCCGCCCTACCCATTACTAGTAGAAACAACTTTAAACAACTTTAAACAACTTTAAACAACTGATGACAACAGAGTTTgtcgaaaaaaataacaactctCCCATTTTGAGTCTGTCAACATCGGCAACTtgcacagttttttttttgttgtgcttCTCATCTGCTGGAGAGCTCCTACACTTCCACAATCTTCTAGACCAGCTTCTTGATGTCAACTTGAAGGATTTATCCGAATGACAAACTTCGATCTCGAGAATGATAGCAGGATACTTTCaggaggaaaaaaataaaatttcgcGCGCGTGTGTGCGTGTTCATGTATTAGAGAGTTGGCAGTAAAACTATCAcgttaaaaacaaaagacaaactaaagaaacaaaacaaaacaatgatttGAAGCGATGGACTGAAAGAATGAAGTGTGCGAATGTAATTATTAAAAGTTAACACGGAGTCATTCACtgtgatttattttttcattgctGCGTTGCTTCATATTTTATGGCTGGCTTAAAGTCTGTTGATT is a genomic window containing:
- the LOC129922419 gene encoding dentin sialophosphoprotein-like, which encodes MFYDGDGADSDVTDGDGADSDVTDGDGADSDVTDGDGADSDVTDGDGADSDVTDGDGADSDVTDGDVADSDVTDGDVAESDVTDGDGADSDVTDGDGADSDVTDGDVADSDVTDGDVAESDVTDDDGADSDVTDGDGADRDVTDGDVAESDVTDGDGADSDVTDGDVADSDVTDGDVADSDVTDDDVADSDVTDGDVADSDVTDGDVADSDVTDGDGADSDVTDGDGADSDVTDGDGADSDVTDDDGADSDVTDGDGADSDVTDGDGADSDVTDGDVADSDVTDGADSDVTDGDVAHSDVTDGDGADSDVTDDDVADSDVTDDDVADSDVTDDDVADSDVTDDDVADSDVTDDDVADSDVTDGDGADSDVTDDDVADSDVTDDDVADSDVTDGDVADSDVTDGDVADSDVTDGDCADSDVTVGDGADSDVTDDDVADSDVTDGDGADSDVTDGDGADSDVTDDDGADSDVTDGDGADSDVTDGDGADSDVTDGDGADSDVTDGDGADSDVTDDDVADSDVTDGDGADSDVTDGDGADSDVTDDDVADSDVTDDDVADSDVTDGDGADSDVTDGDSADSDVTDGDGADSDVTDGDGADSDVTDGDGADKRCH